One Burkholderia sp. PAMC 26561 genomic window carries:
- a CDS encoding indolepyruvate ferredoxin oxidoreductase family protein, with protein sequence MNARVPFADHPPLAAYQLTDNLNATQGRIFLTGTQALVRLVLMQRQLDRSAGMNTAGFVSGYRGSPLGMVDQQLWKAKKLLASHDVRFLPAINEELGGTAVLGTQRVESDPERTVDGVFAMWYGKGPGVDRAGDALKHGNAYGSSPHGGVLVVAGDDHGCVSSSMPHQSDQAMIAWHMPVVNPSNIADMLEFGLYGWALSRFSGAWVGYKAISETVESGSTVDLDALQTVWPAPEGFVAPEGGLHNRWPDLPSLTIEARLAAKLEAVRYFSKTNSIDKWIAPSRHANVGIVTCGKAHLDLMETLRRLDLTVDDLDAAGVRIYKVGLSFPLETTRLDTFVEGLSEVLVIEEKGPVIEQQIKDHLYNRTQGARPVVIGKNAQDGAMLLSALGELRPSRVLPVFADWLARHKPALDRRDKVVDLVAPQILSNAADAVKRTPYFCSGCPHNTSTKVPDGSIAQAGIGCHFMASWMERDTTGLIQMGGEGVDWASHSMFTKTPHVFQNLGDGTYFHSGILAIRQAAAAKTNITYKILYNDAVAMTGGQPVDGSISVPQIARQVEAEGIATLVVVSDEPEKYDGHHDQFPKGTTFHHRSELDDVQRRLRDIKGVTVLIYDQTCAAEKRRRRKKGEFPDPDKRLFINEAVCEGCGDCGVQSNCLSVEPVETELGRKRRIDQSSCNKDYSCVNGFCPSFVTLEGAKLKKAAGNGFDPEALAARVDGLQEPALELDNAPYDILITGVGGTGVVTVGALISMAAHLEGKSASVLDFMGFAQKGGAVLSFVRFAATDALLNQVRIDTQQADVLLACDMVVGASADALQTVRHGRTRIVVNTHAIPNATFVQNPDANLHAGSLLEKMQHAAGAERMNTCDAQALATRFLGDTIGANILMLGYAWQLGLVPVSHAALMRAIELNNVAVPMNKLAFAIGRLAAADIGALEALRKTSAVPRIEMNAMPLETLIADREARLLAYGGSQYVTRYRSLVSVAAASGNDAVTRAVATTFYRLLAVKDEYEVARLHTDPAFRAALEAQFEGTAGQDFAVKFNMAPPVLSRAKNGGAPRKMTFGQWLWPVLGVMSKVRGLRGTVIDPFGRSLERKMERQLPGDYEITVQRALRAMTPDNTKDVEALALLHERIRGYGHVKLANLSMVKRRERDLGAKLGIAVETGRYVQASLDELKGAGALRGIPVVVAK encoded by the coding sequence ATGAACGCGCGTGTCCCATTTGCAGACCATCCGCCGCTCGCCGCCTATCAGCTCACCGATAACCTCAACGCAACTCAGGGCCGGATCTTCCTGACCGGCACGCAGGCGCTGGTTCGCCTCGTCCTGATGCAACGGCAACTGGACCGATCTGCGGGCATGAACACCGCGGGTTTCGTGAGCGGGTATCGTGGATCGCCGCTTGGCATGGTGGATCAACAATTGTGGAAGGCGAAGAAGCTGCTGGCGTCGCACGACGTGCGCTTCCTTCCCGCAATCAACGAAGAACTTGGGGGCACCGCGGTTCTCGGCACGCAGCGCGTGGAATCCGATCCTGAACGCACGGTCGATGGCGTGTTCGCCATGTGGTACGGCAAAGGCCCGGGCGTGGACCGTGCCGGCGATGCGCTCAAGCACGGCAACGCCTACGGTTCCTCGCCCCATGGCGGCGTGCTCGTCGTGGCGGGCGATGACCACGGCTGCGTGTCGTCATCCATGCCGCATCAGTCCGACCAGGCGATGATTGCGTGGCATATGCCGGTGGTGAATCCATCGAATATCGCCGATATGCTCGAGTTCGGTCTTTATGGATGGGCGTTGTCACGCTTTTCGGGCGCATGGGTGGGATACAAGGCGATTTCGGAAACAGTGGAGTCAGGATCGACCGTCGACCTCGATGCGTTGCAGACCGTTTGGCCGGCGCCGGAAGGTTTCGTCGCGCCTGAAGGCGGTTTGCATAATCGCTGGCCCGACCTGCCGAGCCTGACAATCGAAGCGCGGCTGGCCGCTAAGCTGGAAGCGGTGCGCTATTTCTCCAAGACCAATTCCATCGATAAATGGATCGCCCCAAGCCGTCATGCGAACGTCGGCATTGTGACGTGCGGCAAGGCGCATCTGGACTTGATGGAAACGTTGCGCCGTCTGGATCTGACCGTCGATGATCTCGACGCCGCTGGCGTGCGCATCTATAAAGTGGGCTTGTCGTTTCCGCTAGAAACCACGCGGCTCGATACGTTCGTGGAAGGCCTGTCCGAAGTGCTGGTCATCGAAGAAAAAGGCCCGGTGATCGAGCAGCAGATCAAAGACCATTTGTATAACCGGACACAAGGTGCGCGGCCGGTTGTGATCGGCAAGAATGCGCAGGACGGCGCAATGCTGTTGAGCGCGCTTGGCGAGCTGCGTCCGTCGCGCGTGTTGCCTGTCTTCGCCGACTGGCTCGCGCGGCACAAACCGGCGCTTGATCGGCGCGACAAAGTTGTCGATCTCGTTGCGCCGCAAATCCTGTCGAATGCCGCCGATGCCGTCAAACGCACGCCGTATTTTTGCTCGGGCTGTCCGCACAATACATCCACCAAGGTGCCCGATGGATCGATTGCCCAAGCCGGAATCGGTTGCCATTTCATGGCTTCTTGGATGGAACGCGACACGACCGGCCTGATCCAGATGGGCGGCGAAGGTGTGGATTGGGCGTCGCATTCCATGTTCACGAAAACGCCGCACGTCTTCCAGAATCTCGGCGACGGCACGTACTTTCATTCGGGCATCCTGGCGATTCGCCAGGCGGCCGCGGCGAAGACGAACATCACGTACAAGATCCTGTACAACGACGCCGTCGCAATGACCGGCGGCCAGCCTGTCGATGGCAGCATTTCCGTGCCGCAAATCGCGCGGCAGGTCGAAGCGGAAGGCATCGCAACGCTGGTCGTGGTCAGCGACGAACCCGAAAAATACGACGGGCATCACGATCAGTTTCCGAAGGGCACGACGTTCCACCACAGAAGCGAACTCGACGACGTTCAACGGCGTTTGCGTGACATCAAAGGCGTGACGGTCCTCATCTACGATCAAACGTGCGCAGCGGAAAAACGCCGCAGAAGGAAAAAAGGCGAATTCCCCGACCCGGACAAACGCCTGTTCATCAACGAAGCCGTGTGCGAGGGTTGCGGCGATTGCGGCGTGCAGAGCAATTGTTTATCGGTCGAACCGGTGGAGACCGAACTCGGACGCAAGCGCCGCATCGACCAGTCGTCGTGCAACAAGGACTACTCGTGCGTGAACGGCTTTTGCCCGAGCTTCGTGACGCTGGAAGGTGCGAAACTCAAGAAGGCGGCCGGTAACGGATTCGATCCCGAGGCGCTCGCGGCACGCGTGGATGGGTTGCAGGAACCCGCGCTCGAACTCGATAACGCGCCGTACGACATCCTGATCACCGGAGTCGGCGGCACGGGCGTGGTCACGGTCGGCGCGCTCATCAGCATGGCGGCGCATCTTGAAGGCAAGAGCGCGTCGGTGCTCGACTTCATGGGCTTCGCGCAAAAGGGTGGCGCGGTGCTTTCATTCGTACGTTTCGCCGCGACCGATGCCTTGCTTAACCAGGTTCGCATCGATACCCAGCAGGCTGATGTGCTGCTCGCGTGCGACATGGTCGTGGGCGCGAGCGCCGACGCATTGCAAACCGTCCGGCATGGCCGCACGCGCATTGTCGTGAACACGCACGCCATTCCGAACGCGACGTTCGTGCAGAACCCGGACGCGAATCTTCACGCCGGATCGCTGCTCGAAAAGATGCAGCATGCAGCGGGCGCGGAGCGCATGAACACGTGTGACGCCCAGGCGCTGGCAACGCGCTTTCTCGGCGACACGATCGGCGCGAACATCCTGATGCTGGGTTACGCGTGGCAACTCGGACTCGTGCCCGTGTCGCACGCGGCGTTGATGCGCGCCATCGAGTTGAACAACGTCGCTGTACCTATGAACAAGCTCGCATTTGCCATCGGGCGATTGGCGGCTGCGGATATCGGCGCGCTTGAGGCGCTGCGCAAGACCTCCGCCGTGCCGCGAATCGAAATGAACGCGATGCCGCTCGAAACGTTGATTGCCGATCGCGAGGCGCGATTGCTGGCATATGGCGGTTCGCAATATGTGACGCGATACCGCTCGTTGGTTTCAGTTGCCGCTGCATCCGGCAACGATGCCGTGACGCGGGCGGTCGCCACGACGTTTTATCGGCTGCTTGCTGTGAAAGACGAATACGAAGTCGCGCGGCTTCACACCGATCCCGCTTTCCGCGCGGCTTTGGAAGCACAGTTCGAAGGAACTGCCGGCCAGGATTTCGCCGTGAAGTTCAACATGGCACCGCCGGTTTTATCGAGGGCGAAAAATGGCGGCGCGCCGCGCAAGATGACGTTCGGACAATGGCTATGGCCGGTGCTCGGCGTGATGTCGAAGGTGCGTGGTTTGCGAGGAACAGTGATCGATCCATTCGGCCGGTCGCTGGAACGCAAGATGGAACGCCAGCTTCCCGGCGACTACGAAATCACCGTTCAACGCGCGCTCAGGGCGATGACGCCTGACAACACAAAGGACGTCGAAGCGCTTGCGCTGCTGCACGAACGCATTCGCGGATATGGGCACGTGAAGCTGGCGAATTTATCGATGGTGAAGCGGCGCGAACGCGATCTGGGCGCGAAGCTCGGGATTGCGGTCGAGACGGGACGCTACGTGCAGGCATCACTGGATGAGCTCAAGGGCGCCGGCGCCCTGAGGGGGATTCCAGTCGTCGTGGCGAAATGA
- a CDS encoding glutathione S-transferase family protein: MKLYYWPKTRAFRALWMLEELGVPYEFAYVNIRAGEQNEAAFCAVNPMSKLPALDDDGVCVAESGAVLLYLADKHPQAGLGVPLDDPLRGRFLQWMFFTGACLEPAMAEKMIGAPGNSVSFGWGDLGRVEKAIESALAHGPWLLGERFTAADILVSSTLQIAYMAKLIEPGGALSEYVARATSREAHERAVSIDKAEAQKASSAAKN; this comes from the coding sequence ATGAAGCTCTACTACTGGCCAAAGACTCGCGCGTTTCGCGCGCTGTGGATGCTCGAGGAACTGGGTGTGCCGTACGAGTTCGCATACGTGAACATCCGCGCCGGCGAACAAAACGAAGCGGCGTTCTGTGCGGTGAATCCCATGTCGAAGCTGCCCGCGCTCGATGACGACGGCGTCTGCGTTGCAGAGTCGGGCGCGGTGCTCCTCTATCTCGCCGATAAACACCCGCAAGCCGGCCTCGGCGTTCCACTCGACGATCCTCTACGCGGCCGCTTCCTCCAGTGGATGTTCTTCACGGGCGCGTGCCTTGAACCGGCAATGGCTGAAAAGATGATCGGCGCGCCCGGAAACAGCGTGAGTTTCGGCTGGGGTGATCTGGGTCGCGTGGAGAAGGCGATCGAATCGGCGCTCGCGCACGGGCCGTGGTTGCTCGGCGAGCGTTTTACAGCCGCCGATATCCTCGTTTCGAGCACGCTGCAGATTGCGTATATGGCGAAGCTGATCGAACCGGGCGGCGCGCTGTCCGAGTACGTCGCGCGTGCAACGTCACGCGAGGCGCATGAGCGCGCGGTATCGATTGATAAAGCCGAGGCGCAGAAGGCTTCGTCCGCTGCCAAAAATTAA